A single region of the Neodiprion pinetum isolate iyNeoPine1 chromosome 5, iyNeoPine1.2, whole genome shotgun sequence genome encodes:
- the LOC124220407 gene encoding MAM and LDL-receptor class A domain-containing protein 1 yields the protein MRLLLLISCFSRVLTAEWYPAGGRELILGEQVDLVGSDGELPVEKSTPNWTETTQTEEVESVGPDSEVIPIQPPLGTIDPVIPRIPVNQLDPEKRDRAREPLDEVEHIEPKQWPSSIRPQDIPGRGYQTTTQFSTPRKNSNPTTLAQRNPSTQRYPPVTDPPPVTASTDEVFCEFGSSIGPTLCEWQNGDGALQWKGGTGLGTNWLGGPPVDASLGGSMEGGYAFLETSQTPAKDSKPRSPGGLLHSPQLSSTGVAGTCFTFKYAMDGLSSAGLRVLLHMGFDPYSFKKETRDTETDQDDDNSTVVVPPRQQPTSLAEERVLWHALYYTLGVWQQARILYTFPNIHSIVIEGVPVDTGDPSRLYRGYIAIDDIELQPGTSCVGFCNFAGGFCDWSNDPEDDFDWTISRGSANPTTGPAMDSSSDRATAGGYAYIDSSFPRKPGDKAKLLSTSFPATSPDTPSCLHFWFHMFGSGIGYLKVFVRHFRSLDAHLEEVWGLSGNAGNAWFMSEVTISSLDEYQIMFEASVGNTAMGDIAIDDVAFTPGACPVSPQVAAPSIRDCTFEVDECDWINSRDPDRVEWERVSTQVLSPRNQRKPYSNGHTVSRRNEFFLGLGRSRGGSRSGGGGTAQLVSREMKGSEDPLCITFWYFMFESFIDSTGPSLGVLRVSVQAVGDASSESRPIWQLYNNQGPTWSYAQARIEEKKNFNIIIEGTWGPNRASGSMAVDDIAFYVGGCTVIPASAAVMGEDCSFERGLCGWENITSSGNDRAVSWQRAFVTHRPAQLLDKTFGATGDFVFFDIFTTNKKFTEVRLRSPVINPTTEQETICFTFWFAAFGVEESTTLRVIRMPVDENGDENGNGNGSGNGYNGKEPLWSLTAKGFNNPRPVWTAAQVTVENRSPYRLVLEGSASNGGFAVDDIKFQPQACTIRPASAQPVIENGGN from the exons ATGAGACTGTTACTTCTGATCTCCTGCTTCTCGAGAGTTCTCACCGCAGAGTGGTACCCAGCTGGTGGTAGGGAATTGATACTGGGTGAGCAAGTGGATCTTGTCGGTTCCGATGGCGAATTGCCCGTCGAAAAATCGACTCCAAACTGGACGGAAACGACGCAGACTGAAGAAGTTGAAAGTGTGGGACCGGACAGCGAAGTCATTCCTATTCAGCCCCCGCTGGGCACGATTGATCCCGTCATCCCTAGAATTCCGGTGAACCAGTTGGATCCCGAGAAGCGCGACCGAGCCCGAGAACCTCTGGACGAAGTCGAACACATCGAACCAAAACAGTGGCCAAGTTCCATCAGACCTCAGGATATTCCGGGCCGGGGTTATCAGACAACGACCCAGTTCTCAACGCCTCGCAAGAATTCAAATCCCACGACTCTTGCCCAAAGGAATCCTTCCACACAAAG GTATCCGCCGGTGACAGATCCTCCTCCAGTGACTGCGTCTACCGACGAAGTTTTTTGTGAATTCGGATCAAGCATCGGACCAACGCTGTGCGAATGGCAGAATGGGGACGGCGCTTTGCAATGGAAAGGTGGAACGGGACTTGGGACCAACTGGCTCGGTGGTCCACCGGTCGACGCGTCCTTGGGGGGCAGCATGGAAGGCGGTTACGCCTTTCTCGAAACCTCGCAAACCCCCGCGAAGGACTCGAAGCCCCGAAGTCCTGGTGGTCTTCTTCACAGCCCGCAACTGAGCAGCACAGGAGTAGCTGGGACTTGTTTCACATTCAAGTACGCCATGGATGGTCTCAGTTCTGCTGGACTGAGGGTCCTGCTCCACATGGGTTTCGATCCCTATTCCTTCAAGAAGGAAACGAGGGACACTGAAACCGATCAGGACGATGACAACTCCACCGTCGTCGTCCCACCAAGACAGCAACCAACTAGCCTAGCTGAAGAGAGGGTCCTCTGGCATGCGCTTTATTACACTCTAGGAGTCTGGCAACAGGCTCGCATCCTCTACACATTTCCGAACATCCATTCG ATCGTGATCGAAGGTGTTCCAGTCGACACTGGCGATCCGTCCAGACTTTACCGCGGCTATATAGCAATCGACGACATAGAGTTGCAGCCGGGAACATCGTGCGTGGGGTTCTGCAATTTCGCGGGTGGTTTTTGCGACTGGAGTAACGATCCCGAAGATGATTTCGACTGGACAATT AGTCGAGGGAGTGCTAACCCGACGACTGGACCGGCAATGGACAGTTCAAGCGACAGAGCAACGGCCGGTGGCTACGCGTACATTGACTCAAGTTTTCCCCGGAAGCCTGGTGACAAGGCAAAGCTCCTGAGCACAAGTTTCCCTGCGACATCTCCCGACACTCCGAGCTGCTTGCACTTCTGGTTTCACATGTTCGGTTCCGGGATCGGGTACCTGAAGGTCTTCGTCCGGCACTTCCGGAGCCTGGATGCCCACCTTGAGGAGGTTTGGGGGCTGAGCGGGAACGCCGGAAACGCCTGGTTCATGTCAGAGGTTACGATCAGCTCGCTCGACGAGTATCAAATAATGTTCGAGGCCTCGGTAGGCAACACAGCAATGGGCGACATCGCGATCGACGACGTTGCCTTCACACCTGGAGCATGTCCAG TATCACCCCAGGTCGCTGCACCCAGCATTCGCGACTGTACCTTCGAGGTCGACGAATGCGACTGGATAAACTCACGCGATCCGGACAGGGTAGAGTGGGAAAGGGTCTCCACCCAGGTCCTGAGTCCCAGGAACCAGCGCAAGCCTTACAGCAACGGACACACCGTCAGCAGACGCAACGAGTTCTTCTTGGGCCTCGGAAGGTCCAGAGGAGGATCTCGAAGCGGGGGTGGAGGAACGGCTCAGCTTGTCAGCAGGGAGATGAAGGGGTCGGAGGATCCGTTGTGCATCACGTTCTGGTACTTCATGTTCGAGTCATTCATCGACTCCACCGGGCCCAGCTTAG GTGTGCTCAGAGTCTCTGTTCAGGCGGTCGGCGATGCATCGTCCGAGTCCAGGCCGATCTGGCAACTTTACAACAACCAGGGACCGACTTGGAGTTACGCTCAGGCCAGAatagaggagaaaaagaatttcaacaTAATAATTGAGGGGACTTGGGGACCCAATAGAGCCAGTGGCAGCATGGCTGTCGACGACATCGCGTTCTATGTTGGAGGATGCACAG TTATTCCTGCAAGCGCTGCTGTCATGGGGGAAGACTGCAGTTTTGAGAGAGGGCTTTGCGGCTGGGAGAATATCACTTCCTCGGGTAACGATAGGGCCGTATCTTGGCAGCGGGCTTTCGTCACTCATCGGCCTGCCCAGCTCTTGGACAAGACCTTCGGAGCTACCGGAGATTTTGTATTCTTCGATATATTTACCaccaataaaaaatttaccgagGTTCGGCTGCGTTCACCGGTTATTAATCCAACCACCGAACAGGAAACTATTTGTTTCACATTCTGGTTCGCCGCTTTTGGCGTCGAGGAATCCACCACCCTACGCGTTATCAGGATGCCCGTTGACGAGAACGGAGATGAAAACGGGAACGGAAATGGCAGCGGAAACGGATACAACGGGAAAGAGCCG CTCTGGTCGCTTACTGCCAAAGGATTCAACAATCCTCGCCCAGTTTGGACGGCCGCTCAAGTTACCGTTGAAAATCGTTCACCCTACAGATTGGTACTCGAAGGCAGTGCAAGTAATGGAGGATTTGCCGTCGACGACATCAAGTTCCAACCGCAAGCTTGTACAA TTCGTCCGGCAAGTGCTCAGCCAGTTATCGAGAATGGCggcaattga
- the LOC124218466 gene encoding serine/threonine-protein kinase Nek8, which produces MSARTTDYKFEAVLGSGSFGKVHLVRKRKDRKTFVIKEQDVSQKAKTSYEMALGEIHCLRKMRHPNIIAYHDAWIEGSRIYIRMEYASRGTLKDLLERRQNPLKNEDALYLFSQVTLGVHHIHSQKILHRDLKPENIMLTGHLGDIVKIGDFGVSSSMQGTLGSATLAGSYYFMAPEMLRGQPCDFKCDIWSMGAILYQMVTNELPFQAKNLKDLVEAVCSSRIRPIEANTSPEVVNLVSKMLRSNPAYRPKIEQLLLCPYLVPYMIRVHLNIGRIAVSNKFQHHGASQNLNEINPFTKYLQKFQKI; this is translated from the exons ATGTCTGCAAGAACAACtgattataaatttgaagCTGTGCTGGGCAGTGGATCATTTGG AAAAGTTCACCTGGTTAGAAAACGGAAGGATCGAAAAACTTTTGTAATCAAGGAGCAGGATGTCAGCCAAAAGGCGAAAACGTCATACGAA ATGGCACTCGGCGAAATTCACTGTTTACGAAAAATGAGACACCCGAATATAATTGCGTATCACGACGCCTGGATTGAGGGAAGTCGTATTTACATTCGGATGGAATATGCTAGTCGTGGTACGCTGAAGGATCTTTTGGAGAGGCGACAAAACCCATTGAAAAACGAG GACGCTCTTTACCTATTTTCGCAAGTAACTTTGGGCGTTCATCACATTCATTCGcaaaaaattctacatcgGGATCTAAAGCCGGAAAATATCATGCTAACTGGTCACCTGGGTGATATTGTGAAGATAGGAGACTTTGGAGTATCCAGCAGTATGCAAGG AACCTTAGGATCAGCCACTCTTGCGGGATCCTATTACTTCATGGCTCCGGAAATGCTACGAGGACAGCCCTGCGATTTCAAATGCGATATTTGGAGCATGGGTGCTATTCTGTACCAGATGGTTACCAACGAACTTCCATTTCAAGCCAAG aACCTTAAAGACTTGGTTGAGGCTGTCTGTAGCTCAAGGATTCGACCCATAGAAGCAAACACTTCGCCTGAAGTTGTGAATTTGGTATCAAAAATGCTGCGAAGTAACCCAGCATATCGCCCCAAAATAGAACAGCTTCTTCTGTGCCCTTACTTGGTCCCGTATATGATTCGTGTTCATCTTAATATCGGACGTATCGCAGTTTCAAACAAGTTTCAACATCATGGAGCATCACAGAATTTGAACGAAATAAACCcgtttacaaaatatttgcaaaaattccagaaaatttaa